The Shewanella sp. KX20019 genome window below encodes:
- a CDS encoding IS110 family transposase, protein MNKHNILFIGLDTHKEFVEVAYIEDQRGAQAVHFGRVSSAKASIIKLARQFQSKYPEATLHFVYEAGPCGYWIYRLLTSLGHCCYVIAPSLIPKKPGEKVKTDKRDALKLAKLLKSEDLTAIYVPEPEDEAIRDLSRARETAMKGLKDAKYQLKALQLRNNINYRGTANWSLKHLRWLTELILPHPSQQIVLQEYLQTISERIARLKRLDNELEHHVKKWRYYPVIKAIQALRGVRLLVAAGVIAELGDLTRFDHPRKLMSYVGLVPSEHSSGGKRHVGAITKCGNGRARRLLVEGAHSYRYPAKISTEMQIRQEGLPKEIIDIAWQAQLRLCRRYQKLTYKGKHNNVVVTAIAREIIAYIWAISREVVLTNVNPKLRLSRVPA, encoded by the coding sequence ATGAATAAACATAACATACTTTTTATTGGCCTTGATACACATAAAGAATTTGTAGAAGTTGCTTATATTGAAGATCAAAGAGGAGCGCAAGCGGTTCATTTTGGGCGAGTTTCAAGTGCCAAAGCGTCTATAATCAAACTTGCTAGGCAGTTCCAATCTAAGTATCCAGAAGCGACCTTACACTTTGTATATGAGGCAGGGCCTTGCGGATATTGGATCTACCGCTTGCTGACAAGCTTAGGTCACTGTTGCTATGTCATTGCTCCTTCGCTTATTCCTAAAAAGCCTGGTGAGAAGGTTAAAACCGATAAACGTGATGCGCTTAAGTTAGCAAAGCTGCTCAAGTCCGAAGATCTGACCGCTATCTATGTTCCTGAGCCTGAAGATGAAGCTATCCGCGATTTATCTCGTGCTCGTGAGACCGCGATGAAAGGTTTAAAAGACGCCAAATACCAGCTTAAAGCGCTTCAGCTAAGAAACAATATTAACTACAGAGGCACTGCTAATTGGTCGCTAAAGCACTTACGCTGGCTGACTGAACTGATATTGCCGCACCCGAGTCAACAGATTGTCTTGCAAGAATACTTACAAACCATTTCAGAGCGGATCGCGAGGCTAAAACGGCTAGACAATGAACTTGAGCATCACGTTAAAAAGTGGCGTTACTATCCGGTCATCAAAGCCATACAAGCATTACGTGGAGTGAGGTTACTGGTTGCTGCAGGTGTCATTGCTGAGTTGGGAGACTTAACTCGCTTTGATCATCCCCGAAAACTAATGAGTTATGTAGGCCTAGTTCCATCGGAACACTCAAGTGGTGGAAAGCGGCATGTGGGTGCGATAACGAAATGCGGCAATGGTCGAGCAAGGCGGCTATTAGTCGAAGGGGCTCACTCCTATCGCTACCCCGCTAAGATCTCAACCGAGATGCAAATAAGACAAGAAGGTTTACCGAAAGAAATCATTGATATTGCATGGCAAGCGCAGCTTAGGCTTTGTCGTCGATACCAAAAACTCACGTACAAAGGTAAACATAACAACGTAGTCGTGACAGCCATAGCCAGAGAAATTATTGCTTATATTTGGGCTATTTCACGAGAAGTGGTACTGACAAATGTTAACCCTAAACTACGGTTGTCGAGAGTACCTGCATGA
- a CDS encoding GNAT family N-acetyltransferase, producing the protein MAMESMQLISPSIKYKASYIDYIAELGAEERYPFTLDFEHNHFSELLSKLKDYSNDVNLPENTVPSSTYWLVEDSVLVGVTNIRHFLNERIEYCGGHIGLGIRPTYRGKGLGNLLMKRSIEKLAAMGVSPIHIHCYKENTASAKVIVDNGGLLNSEFSESGKVIQRFVVIAT; encoded by the coding sequence ATGGCAATGGAAAGTATGCAGTTAATTTCTCCTTCGATAAAATACAAAGCTAGTTATATCGATTACATCGCAGAGTTAGGCGCAGAGGAAAGATATCCATTTACTTTGGATTTTGAGCATAATCACTTTTCTGAACTCCTAAGCAAGCTTAAGGATTACTCGAATGACGTCAATCTCCCAGAGAATACAGTACCAAGCTCAACATATTGGCTTGTTGAAGACTCTGTATTAGTTGGCGTAACAAATATTAGGCATTTTTTAAACGAGCGAATAGAGTATTGCGGTGGTCATATTGGGTTAGGGATCCGACCTACCTACAGAGGAAAAGGGCTTGGTAACCTGCTGATGAAGCGATCAATTGAGAAACTTGCTGCTATGGGCGTGAGTCCGATCCATATTCATTGCTACAAAGAGAATACAGCCTCAGCTAAAGTTATTGTTGATAATGGTGGCTTATTAAATTCGGAGTTTTCTGAAAGTGGTAAAGTTATACAGCGTTTCGTGGTAATTGCCACTTAA